The Chryseobacterium geocarposphaerae genome has a window encoding:
- a CDS encoding alpha/beta fold hydrolase: protein MKAELKHINFSYRTDSQKEYNIPLSYQLFGKDLFSAPIILVNHALTGNSNVSGENGWWKQLIGEGQVIDTNTYTVLCFNIPGNGYDDSFINEYEDFTPSDIANIFLKGLEILHIKSVYTIIGGSLGGGIGWEMLVKNPNLSEIFIPIACDFKTHDWLHAQCLVQKFLLNQNDEPLQKARIHAMLCYRTPESLNDRFQNKYNQEKQRLESEDWLIYHGNSLNERFSLKSYKLMNHLLMNINADEKKLEKIEARMHLISVDTDLFFPASEIRMCFEKLKSKKGNVFYHEIQSIHGHDAFLMEYKQLNNIIKPILKI from the coding sequence TTGAAAGCAGAACTTAAACATATTAATTTTTCGTATCGTACAGATTCCCAAAAGGAATATAATATCCCGTTGAGCTATCAGCTTTTCGGGAAAGACTTGTTTTCAGCACCGATCATTTTAGTTAACCACGCCTTAACCGGAAATTCCAATGTTTCAGGAGAAAACGGATGGTGGAAACAATTGATTGGAGAAGGTCAGGTCATAGATACAAATACCTACACAGTTCTGTGTTTCAATATCCCCGGAAACGGTTACGATGATTCTTTTATTAATGAGTACGAAGATTTCACGCCTTCAGATATTGCCAATATCTTCTTAAAAGGTCTTGAAATATTACATATTAAAAGTGTGTACACAATTATTGGAGGCTCTTTAGGAGGAGGAATCGGCTGGGAAATGTTGGTGAAAAATCCAAATCTTTCTGAAATTTTTATTCCTATTGCCTGCGATTTTAAAACTCATGATTGGCTTCACGCACAATGCCTGGTTCAGAAATTTTTGTTAAATCAAAATGATGAGCCTTTACAGAAAGCGAGAATCCATGCGATGCTCTGTTACAGAACACCAGAATCTTTAAACGACAGATTTCAAAACAAATATAATCAGGAAAAACAGCGATTGGAGTCAGAAGACTGGCTTATTTATCATGGGAATTCATTAAACGAAAGATTTAGTTTAAAGTCTTATAAGCTAATGAATCATTTACTGATGAATATCAATGCTGATGAAAAAAAACTGGAAAAAATAGAGGCACGAATGCACCTGATCTCAGTAGATACGGACCTGTTTTTTCCGGCATCAGAGATTCGAATGTGCTTTGAAAAGCTGAAATCAAAAAAAGGAAATGTTTTCTATCACGAGATACAATCAATTCATGGGCATGATGCCTTTTTAATGGAGTACAAACAACTAAATAATATAATAAAACCTATTCTGAAAATATGA
- the metH gene encoding methionine synthase yields MKYLRLSGLEPLIITPESNFINVGERTNVAGSKKFLRLIKEEKFAEALDIARHQVEGGAQILDVNFDDGLIDGKASMIKFLNLIASEPDIARIPIMVDSSKWEILEAGLQVAQGKCVVNSISLKGGEEEFIKQAKAIKRYGAAVIVMAFDEVGQADTYERRIEISKRSYDILVNQLNFPAEDIIFDLNIFPVATGMDEHRRNAIDFIEATRWVRQNLPYASVSGGVSNVSFSFRGNDTVREAMHSVFLYHAIQAGMNMGIVNPAMLEVYDEINKELLELVEDVILDKREDATERLLDYSEKHKSVKKEKVEDLEWRNHPLQERITHALVKGIDRFIEEDVEEARQQAEKPLHVIEVNLMTGMGVVGDLFGSGKMFLPQVVKSARVMKKAVAYLQPFIEAEKDGSKPANGKILMATVKGDVHDIGKNIVSVVLGCNNYEIVDLGVMVPAEKIIQTAIEEKVDVIGLSGLITPSLDEMVYIASELERQNLDFPLLIGGATTSKAHTAVKIDLKYKNAVVHVNDASRAVNVVSSLLGDRNKEYVEDLKNDYSEFREKFLNRQVEKDYVSIEEARQNKFKIDWENEEIFTPSQLGITVVENQDLRELLPFIDWSPFFRSWDLHGKYPNILEDEVVGVQAKELFKDAQVILKRILDEKLLTAKAIFGIFKANSTENDDILIFDENNEQKVKFITLRQQAQRSKGKDYLALSDFIAPQSSGKTDYMGAFCVTTGFGTDGLAEEYEKAHDDYNAIMVKALADRFAEAYAEFLHKKVRTEYWGYANQENLTNEELIAEKYKGIRPAPGYPACPDHLEKHAIWDLLKVEENIGVYLTESLAMFPTASVSGYYFGSPHAKYFGLGKIAEDQLKDYSERKGISLQEAKKWLSPNLADGI; encoded by the coding sequence ATGAAATATTTAAGATTATCGGGGCTTGAGCCTTTGATTATTACACCGGAAAGCAATTTTATCAACGTTGGCGAAAGAACCAATGTTGCCGGTTCAAAAAAATTTTTAAGATTAATAAAAGAAGAAAAGTTTGCGGAAGCGCTGGATATTGCACGTCATCAGGTTGAAGGTGGTGCGCAGATTCTTGATGTCAATTTCGATGATGGGTTGATCGATGGAAAAGCTTCCATGATTAAATTTTTAAATTTAATTGCCTCCGAGCCGGATATTGCAAGAATCCCAATTATGGTAGATTCTTCGAAATGGGAAATACTGGAAGCAGGATTACAGGTTGCCCAAGGTAAATGTGTTGTAAATTCTATCAGCTTAAAAGGCGGTGAAGAAGAATTTATCAAACAGGCAAAAGCGATCAAAAGATATGGTGCCGCTGTAATTGTTATGGCATTTGATGAGGTCGGACAAGCAGACACGTACGAGCGTAGAATAGAGATTTCAAAACGTTCTTACGATATTTTAGTCAATCAGCTGAATTTCCCTGCAGAAGACATCATTTTTGATTTAAATATTTTTCCGGTTGCAACGGGAATGGATGAGCACAGAAGAAATGCAATCGACTTCATTGAGGCGACAAGATGGGTTCGCCAAAATTTGCCTTATGCTTCTGTGAGTGGAGGAGTTTCCAATGTTTCATTTTCATTTCGTGGAAATGATACGGTGAGAGAAGCGATGCATTCAGTTTTCCTGTATCACGCAATTCAGGCGGGAATGAATATGGGGATCGTGAATCCTGCCATGCTGGAGGTTTATGATGAAATTAATAAAGAACTTCTTGAATTAGTTGAGGATGTCATTCTTGATAAAAGAGAAGATGCTACGGAACGACTTTTAGATTATTCTGAAAAGCATAAATCGGTTAAAAAAGAAAAAGTTGAAGATTTAGAATGGAGAAATCATCCTTTGCAAGAGAGAATTACACATGCTTTGGTAAAAGGAATCGACCGTTTTATTGAAGAAGATGTTGAAGAAGCGAGACAACAGGCAGAAAAACCATTACACGTTATTGAAGTTAATTTAATGACAGGAATGGGGGTTGTCGGAGATCTGTTTGGAAGCGGGAAAATGTTCTTGCCACAGGTTGTAAAGTCGGCAAGGGTAATGAAAAAAGCAGTAGCCTATTTACAACCGTTCATCGAAGCGGAAAAGGACGGCTCAAAACCTGCCAACGGCAAAATCTTAATGGCAACGGTAAAAGGAGACGTTCATGATATCGGAAAAAATATTGTGAGCGTTGTTTTGGGTTGTAACAACTACGAAATTGTTGACCTTGGAGTAATGGTTCCTGCCGAAAAAATTATCCAGACGGCAATTGAGGAAAAAGTGGACGTTATCGGACTCAGCGGATTAATTACGCCAAGTTTGGATGAAATGGTTTATATCGCTTCAGAATTAGAAAGACAAAATTTAGATTTTCCTTTGTTGATCGGTGGTGCAACCACTTCAAAAGCACATACTGCTGTGAAAATCGATTTAAAATATAAAAACGCAGTCGTTCACGTGAATGATGCTTCCAGAGCGGTAAACGTGGTAAGCTCATTGTTGGGCGACAGAAATAAAGAATACGTTGAGGATTTAAAAAATGACTATTCGGAATTCAGGGAAAAGTTTCTTAACAGACAAGTGGAAAAAGACTATGTTTCTATTGAAGAAGCCAGACAGAATAAATTTAAAATTGATTGGGAAAATGAAGAAATCTTTACGCCCAGTCAATTAGGAATTACCGTTGTTGAAAATCAGGATTTAAGAGAATTATTGCCTTTCATCGACTGGTCACCATTTTTCAGAAGCTGGGATTTGCACGGAAAGTATCCGAATATCCTGGAAGATGAGGTTGTCGGAGTTCAGGCAAAAGAATTGTTCAAAGATGCGCAGGTTATTTTAAAGAGGATTTTAGATGAAAAATTATTAACTGCAAAAGCTATTTTCGGAATCTTTAAAGCCAATTCTACCGAAAATGATGATATTTTAATCTTCGATGAAAATAATGAACAGAAAGTAAAATTCATCACATTAAGACAGCAGGCTCAACGTTCGAAAGGCAAAGATTATCTGGCTTTAAGTGATTTTATTGCCCCTCAGAGTTCAGGAAAGACTGATTATATGGGAGCTTTTTGTGTAACGACAGGTTTCGGAACCGATGGATTGGCAGAAGAATATGAAAAAGCGCATGACGATTATAACGCGATCATGGTAAAAGCTTTGGCTGACCGTTTTGCAGAAGCCTATGCCGAATTTTTACATAAAAAAGTAAGAACGGAATATTGGGGATATGCCAATCAGGAAAATTTAACCAACGAAGAATTAATCGCAGAAAAATATAAAGGAATCCGTCCTGCTCCGGGTTATCCGGCTTGTCCGGATCATTTGGAAAAACATGCTATCTGGGATTTGTTAAAAGTTGAAGAAAATATCGGAGTGTATTTGACGGAAAGCCTAGCGATGTTTCCGACCGCTTCGGTTTCCGGTTATTATTTCGGAAGTCCGCATGCGAAGTATTTCGGTTTGGGAAAAATAGCGGAAGACCAGTTGAAAGATTATTCCGAGAGAAAAGGAATTTCTTTGCAGGAAGCGAAGAAATGGCTGTCACCCAACTTAGCAGACGGAATTTAG
- a CDS encoding homocysteine S-methyltransferase family protein: MKNSEQLYKALSERILILDGAMGTMLQRYKFEEEDYRGERFKDWEHPVKGNNDLLSLTQPQAIEEVHRKYLEAGADIIETNTFSGTTIAMADYHMEDLVYELNYESAKIARKVCDEFTALNPDKPRFVAGSIGPTNRTASLSPDVNDPGYRAITFEELRVAYKQQCEALLDGGSDILLVETIFDTLNAKAALFAIDEIQDERGIKIPIMVSGTITDASGRTLSGQTAEAFLISVSHLNLLSVGFNCALGANQLTPYLETLAHNSEFHVSAYPNAGLPNAFGKYDETPEDMASQIKEYVEKGLINIIGGCCGTTPDHIKAIADLVAQYPPRKLKEFV; the protein is encoded by the coding sequence ATGAAAAATTCAGAACAACTATACAAAGCATTATCCGAGAGAATTTTAATTCTGGACGGAGCGATGGGAACCATGCTTCAACGATATAAGTTCGAGGAAGAAGATTATCGTGGTGAGCGTTTCAAAGATTGGGAACATCCGGTAAAAGGAAACAATGATCTGTTGTCATTAACGCAACCTCAGGCGATTGAAGAAGTTCACAGAAAATATCTCGAAGCAGGAGCAGATATTATCGAAACCAATACGTTTTCGGGAACAACGATTGCGATGGCAGATTATCACATGGAAGATCTGGTTTACGAACTCAACTATGAATCTGCAAAAATCGCAAGAAAAGTATGTGATGAATTTACTGCACTGAATCCTGATAAACCAAGATTCGTAGCAGGTTCTATTGGTCCAACTAACAGAACGGCAAGTTTAAGTCCGGATGTAAACGATCCTGGTTACAGAGCCATTACATTTGAAGAATTAAGAGTCGCTTACAAACAACAGTGTGAAGCTTTATTAGACGGCGGTTCAGATATTCTTTTGGTCGAAACCATTTTTGACACCTTAAACGCAAAGGCAGCTTTATTTGCTATCGATGAAATTCAGGATGAGAGAGGAATAAAAATCCCAATTATGGTTTCAGGAACGATTACTGATGCTTCAGGAAGAACGTTGAGCGGGCAAACCGCAGAAGCATTTTTAATCTCCGTTTCACATTTGAATTTATTAAGCGTAGGCTTCAACTGTGCTTTGGGAGCCAATCAGTTGACGCCTTATCTGGAAACATTGGCTCACAATTCAGAATTTCATGTTTCGGCATATCCGAATGCAGGTCTTCCTAACGCTTTTGGGAAGTATGACGAAACACCGGAAGATATGGCAAGTCAGATAAAGGAATATGTGGAGAAAGGATTGATCAATATTATTGGAGGTTGCTGTGGAACAACACCAGATCACATCAAGGCGATTGCAGATCTGGTAGCACAATATCCGCCAAGAAAATTGAAAGAATTTGTATGA
- a CDS encoding fatty acid desaturase family protein yields the protein MEKPIYLKDSEDAKLFNELRKKVNQRVEAIPENRDLYIQIKAIILPLVYFGLYVFALFNVDKPWIYTSSFVLMGISLVLIYLNLIHEAAHNNIYKSKRLNSLVLQIFDFVGANSYIWKKRHIASHHAYPNVDGWDTDIEQSGLLLIVPWIKAKGVQKYQHFFFFLVYPLYLFNWMFIRDFRDFFDSERVILKTQGAIPAKEKIKMVAYKLFYFFYQIAVPVLFFKVSIGLALGAWFLQVIAASVFALFVLLPLHPLPDNAFPKLDEKNGLPFSWLHHQFEVTNDLKENNWFVRNVLGNFNFHVAHHLFPNYSYAYYNEITEEIEQFAKEHGLAYKRFPIFTALGKHVDLLKQNANNAYFILEE from the coding sequence ATGGAAAAGCCGATTTACCTTAAAGATTCAGAGGATGCAAAACTGTTTAATGAATTAAGAAAAAAAGTGAACCAGCGAGTAGAAGCCATTCCCGAAAACAGGGATCTTTATATTCAGATCAAAGCCATTATTTTGCCTTTGGTCTATTTTGGCTTATATGTGTTTGCACTTTTTAATGTCGATAAACCTTGGATCTATACTTCGAGTTTTGTGCTGATGGGGATTTCTTTGGTTTTAATTTATTTAAATCTGATTCACGAAGCAGCCCACAATAATATTTACAAAAGCAAAAGATTAAACAGTCTGGTGCTGCAGATTTTTGATTTTGTGGGAGCCAATTCCTATATCTGGAAAAAAAGACATATTGCAAGCCATCATGCTTATCCGAATGTTGACGGTTGGGATACGGACATCGAACAAAGCGGACTTTTGTTAATTGTTCCATGGATCAAAGCAAAAGGCGTTCAGAAATATCAGCATTTCTTTTTCTTTCTGGTGTATCCTTTATATCTGTTCAATTGGATGTTTATCCGTGATTTTAGAGACTTTTTCGATAGTGAAAGAGTGATTCTGAAAACACAGGGGGCGATTCCAGCAAAAGAAAAAATTAAAATGGTTGCCTATAAACTGTTCTATTTTTTCTATCAGATTGCAGTTCCTGTTTTGTTTTTTAAAGTATCCATCGGTTTGGCTCTGGGAGCCTGGTTTTTGCAGGTGATTGCGGCGAGTGTTTTTGCGCTTTTTGTATTGTTGCCATTGCATCCGCTTCCTGACAATGCTTTTCCGAAACTGGACGAAAAAAACGGACTGCCTTTCAGCTGGCTTCATCATCAGTTTGAAGTTACCAATGATTTAAAAGAAAACAACTGGTTCGTAAGAAATGTGCTGGGGAATTTCAATTTTCATGTTGCCCATCACCTTTTCCCGAATTACAGTTATGCCTATTATAATGAAATTACAGAGGAAATCGAGCAATTTGCTAAAGAGCACGGGTTGGCTTATAAAAGGTTTCCGATTTTTACCGCTTTGGGCAAACATGTGGATTTGCTGAAGCAGAATGCGAATAACGCATATTTTATTTTAGAAGAATAA
- a CDS encoding O-succinylhomoserine sulfhydrylase codes for MENFETFAIRTQTERTQFDEHSTPLYLTSSFIFQDAEDMRASFAEEKQKNLYSRFSNPNVTEFTDKIAKMEGAESGYAFATGMAAIYSTFATLLNAGDHIVSCQSVFGSTHTLFTKYFPKWNIETTYFKAEDSENVEKYIQPNTKILYLETPTNPAIEVLDLEFFGQIAKKHNLIFIVDNCFATPYLQQPIKYGADIVVHSATKLIDGQGRVLGGVAVGREDLIREIYLFARNTGPAMSPFNAWVLSKSLETLAIRVEKHCENALKVAEFLESHQNVELVKYPFLPSHPSYEIAKKQMKLGGNIVAFEIKGGIEGGRNFLDKIKMCSLSANLGDTRTIVTHPASTTHSKLSDEERNEVGITAGLVRCSVGLENVDDIIADLKRALG; via the coding sequence ATGGAAAATTTTGAAACCTTCGCGATAAGAACGCAAACTGAAAGAACTCAGTTTGATGAACATTCAACGCCTCTATATTTGACATCCAGCTTTATTTTTCAGGACGCAGAAGATATGAGAGCGAGTTTTGCAGAAGAAAAACAGAAGAATCTTTACAGCCGGTTTTCAAACCCGAATGTAACGGAATTCACAGATAAAATTGCCAAAATGGAAGGAGCCGAATCCGGTTATGCTTTTGCAACAGGAATGGCTGCGATTTATTCAACTTTCGCTACTTTGTTAAATGCAGGAGATCATATCGTAAGCTGTCAGTCGGTTTTCGGTTCTACCCATACGTTGTTCACCAAATATTTCCCGAAATGGAATATTGAAACCACTTATTTTAAAGCAGAAGATTCCGAAAATGTAGAAAAATATATTCAACCGAATACTAAAATTTTATATCTGGAAACACCTACTAATCCTGCAATTGAGGTGTTGGATTTAGAATTTTTCGGACAAATTGCAAAGAAGCATAATTTAATTTTCATAGTAGATAACTGTTTTGCAACACCGTATTTGCAACAGCCGATCAAATACGGAGCAGACATCGTAGTGCATTCCGCAACAAAGTTGATTGACGGTCAGGGCCGTGTTTTGGGTGGAGTAGCAGTGGGCAGAGAAGATCTGATTCGTGAAATTTATCTTTTTGCAAGAAATACTGGACCGGCAATGTCGCCTTTCAATGCCTGGGTGTTATCTAAAAGTTTGGAAACTTTAGCCATCCGTGTTGAAAAACATTGTGAAAACGCTTTAAAAGTGGCTGAATTTTTAGAAAGCCATCAGAATGTAGAACTGGTAAAATATCCTTTTCTGCCTTCTCATCCAAGTTATGAAATTGCTAAAAAGCAAATGAAGTTAGGGGGAAACATCGTAGCATTCGAAATCAAAGGCGGAATTGAAGGTGGAAGAAACTTTTTAGATAAGATTAAAATGTGTTCGCTTTCTGCAAATCTTGGTGATACAAGAACAATTGTTACGCATCCGGCTTCTACAACGCATTCCAAATTGTCAGACGAAGAAAGAAATGAAGTAGGAATTACGGCAGGGTTGGTTCGTTGTTCAGTAGGTCTGGAAAATGTGGATGATATTATTGCGGATTTAAAACGGGCGCTTGGATAA
- a CDS encoding ACT domain-containing protein yields the protein MTTSDIINIYRNKALVNFEGKDFLGQIGVDSRIFRVLNDAGISVGVISQQAIENGISVLVDENDAEDAVRVLTEEFKNEKAKGAVSNIYNINNVAVIGFVSENYNKILSELQRNKIFPLLLNQIASAGRVNIVVTDNQTEIAKNIVETEIYGKPKVVHLALIGHGNVGGTLVEQILDSSHDILTRKRLQLKIIAIANSKKMALNKGGFGSDWRQKVNYSQTESSVEGLINYAKEHHLENLVMVDNTASKDFVKHYDVFVDNGFDIVSSNKIYNTLPIANYRSLRKALEKNKKQYLYETNVGAGLPLIDTIKLLHLSGENITRIKGVFSGTLSYVFNNFSLRNDKFSTIINEALEKGYTEPDPREDLSGNDVARKLLILARELDLINEFEDINIQNLVPESLLSVSKSEFLSRLEELDEEYQKIKDNQEPGHVLRYVGDLHGDLQKEKGELDVKLVSVPATSALGQLKGSDSIFEIYTESYGENPIVIMGAGAGAKVTARGVFGDILRLSEKK from the coding sequence ATGACAACATCAGATATTATAAACATCTATCGAAACAAAGCATTGGTAAATTTTGAGGGAAAAGACTTCCTTGGACAGATTGGAGTGGATTCCAGAATTTTCCGAGTGCTGAATGATGCAGGTATAAGCGTAGGAGTGATTTCTCAACAGGCGATTGAGAATGGAATTTCTGTTTTGGTAGATGAAAATGATGCGGAAGATGCAGTACGTGTTCTTACTGAAGAATTTAAAAATGAAAAGGCAAAAGGAGCTGTAAGTAATATCTACAATATTAATAATGTAGCAGTGATCGGATTTGTATCTGAAAATTACAATAAAATCCTTTCCGAACTTCAAAGAAACAAAATCTTCCCATTGCTGTTGAACCAAATTGCATCTGCAGGAAGAGTAAATATAGTGGTGACTGATAACCAAACCGAGATTGCCAAAAATATCGTGGAGACTGAAATCTATGGAAAACCGAAAGTGGTACATTTAGCTTTGATCGGACACGGAAATGTAGGTGGAACTTTGGTAGAACAAATCCTGGATTCTTCACATGATATTTTAACGAGAAAAAGATTACAGTTGAAAATCATTGCGATTGCCAATTCTAAAAAAATGGCTTTAAACAAAGGCGGTTTTGGAAGTGACTGGAGACAGAAAGTGAATTACTCTCAAACTGAATCTAGTGTAGAAGGTTTGATCAACTATGCAAAAGAACATCATCTGGAAAATTTGGTGATGGTAGATAACACGGCAAGCAAGGACTTTGTAAAACATTACGATGTGTTTGTAGATAATGGTTTTGATATTGTTTCATCCAATAAAATCTATAATACACTTCCGATTGCAAACTATAGAAGTTTAAGAAAAGCATTAGAGAAAAATAAAAAACAATACCTGTACGAAACCAATGTTGGGGCTGGTTTACCTTTAATCGATACTATCAAATTATTACATCTTTCAGGAGAAAATATTACAAGAATTAAAGGAGTTTTCTCAGGAACATTGAGCTATGTTTTCAATAACTTTTCTTTGAGAAACGATAAATTTTCAACCATTATCAATGAAGCTCTGGAAAAAGGATATACAGAGCCGGACCCAAGAGAAGACTTATCAGGAAATGATGTAGCGAGAAAATTATTGATTCTGGCAAGAGAGCTGGATCTTATCAATGAATTTGAAGATATCAATATTCAGAACTTAGTGCCTGAAAGTCTGCTTTCAGTTTCAAAATCGGAATTCCTTTCCAGATTGGAAGAACTGGATGAAGAATATCAGAAAATTAAAGACAATCAGGAGCCGGGACACGTGTTAAGATATGTTGGAGACTTACACGGAGACTTACAAAAAGAAAAAGGAGAACTTGATGTGAAATTAGTTTCCGTTCCTGCAACTTCCGCATTAGGACAATTAAAAGGTTCGGATTCAATCTTCGAAATTTATACGGAAAGCTATGGCGAAAACCCAATTGTCATCATGGGAGCCGGAGCCGGAGCAAAAGTTACGGCAAGAGGAGTTTTCGGAGATATTTTAAGACTAAGTGAAAAAAAATAA
- the metF gene encoding methylenetetrahydrofolate reductase [NAD(P)H] produces the protein MKITEHIKNANGKTLFSLEVVPPQKGIGIEDLYTNIDPLMEFKPPFIDVTTSREEYIYIDKGNGLMERRITRMRPGTLGICAAIQHKYNVDTVPHLLCGGFTKEETEYLLVDCMYLGIDNVMALRGDAMKGHQYFEPTQGGHASAMDLVHQINDLGRGKYLHNQDEVCDEHNKFCIGVAGYPEKHMEAPSMNYDLKWLKQKVDAGADYIVTQMFFDNKKYIEFVTKAREMGITVPIIPGIKPIATKKHLKVLPQIFKIDLPEELINEVEKAKNNESVKQIGIEWAINQCRELLDFGVPVLHFYSMGKSDNIKKVAGELF, from the coding sequence ATGAAGATTACAGAACACATAAAAAACGCAAACGGAAAAACTTTATTCTCCCTCGAAGTGGTTCCTCCACAGAAAGGAATAGGAATCGAAGATTTATATACCAACATCGATCCCTTAATGGAATTTAAACCTCCATTTATTGATGTGACAACTTCCAGAGAAGAATATATTTACATTGACAAAGGAAATGGCTTAATGGAACGCCGTATTACAAGAATGCGCCCCGGAACATTAGGGATTTGTGCGGCTATCCAGCATAAATATAATGTGGATACGGTTCCACACTTGCTTTGTGGAGGTTTTACAAAGGAAGAAACAGAATATCTTTTAGTAGACTGTATGTATCTTGGAATTGATAATGTAATGGCTTTGCGTGGTGATGCAATGAAAGGGCATCAGTATTTTGAACCCACCCAGGGCGGTCATGCAAGTGCAATGGATCTGGTTCATCAGATCAATGATTTGGGGAGAGGGAAATATCTTCATAACCAAGATGAAGTTTGTGATGAACACAATAAATTCTGCATTGGAGTTGCGGGCTATCCTGAAAAACATATGGAAGCACCTTCTATGAATTATGATCTGAAGTGGTTAAAGCAAAAAGTAGATGCAGGTGCAGATTATATTGTCACCCAAATGTTTTTTGATAATAAAAAATACATCGAGTTTGTAACAAAAGCTCGTGAAATGGGAATTACAGTTCCTATTATCCCTGGAATCAAGCCGATTGCGACAAAAAAACATTTAAAAGTTTTACCTCAGATTTTTAAAATTGATTTGCCAGAAGAATTGATTAATGAAGTGGAGAAAGCAAAGAACAATGAATCTGTGAAACAAATCGGAATTGAGTGGGCAATTAATCAGTGTAGAGAATTATTAGATTTCGGTGTCCCTGTTTTACATTTTTACTCAATGGGTAAAAGTGATAATATTAAAAAAGTGGCGGGAGAATTGTTT